In Lewinellaceae bacterium, a single window of DNA contains:
- a CDS encoding lycopene cyclase domain-containing protein encodes MESPATTQKKAAARSPNTWLKAALIALPILLVGLQWLTDDVRPGNLLMDVPKVHLLPWLETRWVYFYLHLFTFVPVFVLSFDKNVHYYKKWKPLLPAIAIVGAVFILWDVFFTVKGVWGFNERYFAGITFLSLPVEEWLFFFTVPFACIFIYECLNFYLKPDLLARIERPMTLAMIVVFLAVGFLFWGRLYTSTTFLLAGFFVLYHFLFLDGAYRSRFYLAFLASFLPFLLVNGVLTGGYTGQPVVIYNPEEYLGIRITSVPLDDAAYGFLLLFGVVTLYELWR; translated from the coding sequence ATGGAGTCACCAGCCACAACACAGAAAAAGGCAGCCGCCCGTTCCCCAAACACCTGGTTAAAAGCCGCCCTTATCGCCTTGCCCATTCTGCTGGTTGGCCTACAGTGGCTCACCGACGACGTACGCCCCGGCAACCTGCTGATGGATGTTCCGAAAGTGCACTTGCTGCCCTGGCTGGAAACGCGCTGGGTGTATTTCTACCTGCACCTCTTCACCTTCGTCCCCGTTTTTGTGCTCAGCTTCGACAAAAACGTACATTACTACAAAAAGTGGAAGCCCCTGCTGCCTGCCATTGCCATTGTGGGAGCCGTATTTATTCTGTGGGATGTATTCTTCACAGTGAAAGGCGTGTGGGGGTTCAACGAGCGGTACTTTGCCGGGATCACCTTTCTTAGCCTGCCGGTTGAGGAGTGGTTGTTCTTCTTCACGGTGCCTTTCGCCTGCATTTTCATCTACGAATGCCTCAACTTTTACCTCAAGCCCGACCTGCTGGCCCGCATCGAGCGGCCGATGACGCTGGCCATGATCGTCGTTTTCCTGGCGGTTGGCTTCCTCTTCTGGGGGCGGCTGTACACGAGTACTACCTTTCTGCTGGCGGGCTTCTTCGTTCTCTACCATTTCCTCTTTCTCGACGGCGCTTACCGCAGCCGTTTTTACCTGGCTTTCCTGGCGAGTTTCCTTCCTTTTCTCCTGGTCAATGGCGTCCTGACCGGAGGCTACACCGGGCAGCCGGTGGTGATCTACAACCCGGAGGAGTATCTGGGCATCCGCATCACTTCAGTCCCTTTGGATGATGCGGCGTATGGTTTTTTGTTGCTGTTTGGGGTGGTGACGTTGTATGAGTTATGGCGATAG
- a CDS encoding phytoene/squalene synthase family protein, whose protein sequence is MMELFNQVCEECSQHITKRYSTSFSMGIRAFDRRLRAPIYAVYGFVRFADEIVDTFHDFPKAKLLQRFREDTYRAIEEGISLNPVLHAFQATVHKYQIERELIDAFLDSMEMDLHHDRYHDSLYKQYIYGSAEVVGLMCLRVFCEGDEALYQRLKAPACSLGSAFQKVNFLRDMKSDFDERGRVYFPGVDFTRFTNEDKLAIEADIKQDFDDAYKGIVQLPKGARFGVYLAYIYYINLYKKIKNAPAARVTEERIRVPNRRKAVLLFSSALRNSLNLL, encoded by the coding sequence ATGATGGAATTGTTTAACCAGGTTTGCGAGGAGTGCAGCCAGCACATCACTAAGCGCTACAGCACCTCCTTTTCCATGGGCATCCGGGCCTTCGACCGGCGCTTGCGGGCGCCCATCTACGCCGTCTACGGATTTGTCCGCTTTGCGGACGAGATCGTAGACACCTTCCACGATTTTCCCAAGGCGAAGCTCCTGCAGCGTTTCCGGGAGGATACCTACCGCGCCATTGAAGAGGGCATCAGCCTCAACCCGGTGCTGCACGCCTTCCAGGCCACTGTGCACAAGTACCAGATCGAACGGGAGCTGATCGACGCCTTCCTGGACAGCATGGAAATGGACCTCCACCACGACCGCTATCACGACAGTCTTTACAAGCAGTACATCTACGGCTCTGCCGAAGTCGTCGGCCTGATGTGCCTGCGCGTCTTCTGCGAAGGGGACGAAGCCTTGTACCAGCGCCTGAAAGCGCCTGCCTGCAGCCTGGGCAGCGCTTTCCAGAAGGTCAACTTCCTGCGCGACATGAAGAGCGACTTCGACGAGCGGGGGCGGGTGTATTTCCCGGGCGTAGATTTTACCCGTTTCACCAACGAAGACAAGCTGGCCATTGAGGCGGACATCAAGCAGGATTTCGACGATGCCTACAAGGGCATTGTTCAACTGCCCAAAGGCGCCCGTTTTGGCGTCTATCTGGCCTACATCTATTACATCAACTTGTACAAGAAGATAAAAAATGCCCCGGCAGCGCGGGTGACGGAGGAGCGCATCCGGGTGCCGAACCGGAGAAAAGCAGTGCTATTGTTCAGCTCGGCATTGCGCAATAGCCTGAATTTGTTGTAG
- a CDS encoding T9SS type A sorting domain-containing protein: MRSQILISILFKVGIFNIVFSQNCLPEGISFYSQNQIDNFSINYPGCTQIDGNVLIKEFVDSDITNLAGIFHLTSINGNLKIQSNDALSNLLDLENLTEVGGSLFIHSNSSIEDLKGLDNLVSIGGSLWIFGNNSLVNLSGLENLSWIGNSVRVDWNDSLTSFNGLEGISIINGGLRIEHNDILQNMSGLESISFINEYLTIYSNYELSSLNGLNNLTTIMGEVWIESNLALPNFEGLESLETIGKSFRIRHENALVNFNGLENLKTIDSTFSLYRNDNIVNFEGLGELQAIGKDLEILINIKLANFIGLNKLTSINGNVRIEGNTELTNLSGLESLKRIAGKFEISGNVSFSSFEGLDSLLTIGYDFDISNNYELASLEELNNLDTIGGRLLLKNINLLSSLKGLDYLNGLPENVYLRNCPNLSDCSILSICRFLEDPYNIIGLNDNAIGCNTREEIESNCELVLDIQDFKRYEIGFFPNPVRNYITIKGINKGKYCIFNSLGLKVLEDKFHQSEINVSGLQKGNYILQIISNNIIVNENFVKI; this comes from the coding sequence ATGAGAAGTCAAATTTTAATTTCAATACTTTTTAAGGTAGGAATTTTTAATATAGTTTTTTCGCAAAATTGTCTTCCTGAAGGTATTTCCTTTTATAGTCAAAATCAGATTGACAACTTTTCTATCAATTACCCTGGCTGTACCCAAATAGATGGAAATGTTTTAATAAAAGAGTTTGTTGATAGTGACATTACGAACCTGGCTGGTATTTTCCACCTTACTTCAATAAATGGTAATTTAAAAATACAAAGTAATGATGCATTATCTAATTTACTGGATTTAGAAAATCTTACAGAAGTGGGAGGTAGTCTTTTTATTCACTCAAATTCTTCAATAGAAGATTTAAAAGGATTGGATAACTTGGTAAGTATTGGAGGGTCATTATGGATATTTGGAAATAATTCACTTGTTAATTTGAGTGGGCTTGAGAATTTGAGTTGGATTGGAAACAGTGTAAGGGTAGATTGGAATGACTCTTTAACAAGCTTCAATGGATTAGAAGGGATTTCAATAATTAATGGAGGATTAAGGATAGAGCATAATGATATATTACAAAATATGAGTGGTTTGGAATCCATAAGTTTTATCAATGAATATTTAACAATCTATTCCAACTACGAATTATCTAGTTTAAATGGACTAAATAATTTAACTACTATAATGGGCGAGGTATGGATAGAGAGTAATTTAGCTTTACCAAACTTTGAAGGTTTGGAAAGCCTAGAAACTATTGGCAAATCATTCAGGATAAGACATGAAAATGCCTTAGTTAATTTTAATGGGCTGGAAAACCTAAAAACTATTGATTCAACATTTTCTTTATATCGTAATGATAACATTGTTAATTTTGAAGGCTTGGGGGAATTGCAGGCTATCGGAAAGGATTTAGAAATATTAATAAATATCAAACTTGCTAATTTTATTGGCCTTAATAAACTGACTTCGATTAATGGAAATGTGCGTATCGAAGGCAATACTGAATTAACAAATTTGAGTGGCTTGGAAAGCTTAAAAAGGATAGCGGGAAAATTTGAAATTTCTGGAAATGTTTCATTTTCTAGTTTTGAAGGTTTAGATAGTTTGTTAACGATTGGATATGATTTTGATATTAGTAATAACTATGAATTGGCAAGTCTAGAGGAATTAAATAATTTGGATACAATTGGTGGAAGATTACTATTAAAAAATATTAATCTATTGTCAAGCCTAAAGGGATTGGATTATTTGAACGGACTACCTGAGAATGTTTATTTAAGAAATTGCCCGAATCTTTCGGATTGTTCTATTCTAAGTATTTGCCGATTCTTAGAAGACCCCTATAATATTATTGGCCTAAATGATAACGCAATTGGTTGTAATACTAGAGAAGAAATAGAAAGTAATTGTGAATTAGTCTTGGATATCCAAGATTTCAAAAGGTATGAGATAGGTTTTTTCCCTAACCCAGTGAGAAATTATATCACAATTAAAGGAATTAATAAAGGAAAGTATTGTATTTTTAATAGTTTAGGCCTAAAAGTTTTAGAAGATAAATTTCACCAATCCGAGATAAATGTATCTGGGTTGCAAAAGGGTAATTATATCTTACAAATAATATCTAATAACATAATTGTCAATGAGAATTTCGTAAAGATATAG
- the crtI gene encoding phytoene desaturase encodes MAKKVVVIGSGFSGLSAASNLAQKGYDVTILEKNAIPGGRARKFEEKGFMFDMGPSWYWMPDVFEQYFAHFGKKPSDYYELKRLDPSYSIFFGKDDVMEVPADMAALEAMFERYEPGSSQNLRKFLAEAQYKYEVGMREFVHKPGHSILEFADLRVLSSLFRLQMFTSMSSHVRKLFKNEQLIQLLEFPVLFLGATPENTPAMYSLMNYADMALGTWYPMGGMHKIIEGMVSLAEELGVKIHLNQEVKQIYVPNGHASKVVTQDAEYHADIVVGGADYHHVEQHLLQPEHRTYTERYWNKRTMAPSSLLFYLGIGKKLESLHHHNLFFDADFKKHAVEIYDDPKWPAEPLFYVCAPSVTDPSVAPAGKENLFVLIPLAPGLEDSEEQREKYFDIVMDRLEDLTGQEIRKHIVYKRSFAHEDFEKDYHAYKGNAYGLANTLLQTAFLKPKLKSKKVSNLYYTGQLTTPGPGVPPSLISGQVVANEIYKAMKP; translated from the coding sequence TTGGCAAAAAAAGTTGTCGTCATCGGTTCCGGCTTTTCGGGCCTTTCCGCCGCCTCCAACCTGGCGCAGAAGGGGTACGATGTCACTATCCTGGAGAAGAACGCTATCCCCGGCGGGCGAGCCCGCAAATTTGAGGAAAAAGGCTTTATGTTCGACATGGGCCCCAGCTGGTACTGGATGCCGGATGTGTTCGAACAATACTTCGCCCATTTCGGCAAAAAGCCCTCCGATTATTACGAGTTGAAGCGGCTCGATCCTTCCTATAGTATTTTTTTCGGCAAGGACGATGTGATGGAGGTGCCGGCTGATATGGCCGCGCTGGAAGCGATGTTCGAACGCTACGAACCGGGCAGCAGCCAAAACCTCCGCAAATTCCTTGCCGAGGCGCAGTACAAGTATGAGGTCGGGATGCGGGAGTTCGTCCACAAGCCCGGGCATTCCATTCTGGAATTTGCCGACCTGCGGGTCTTGTCCAGCCTGTTCCGCCTGCAGATGTTCACCTCCATGTCTTCCCACGTGCGGAAGCTTTTTAAAAATGAACAGCTGATCCAACTCCTGGAATTTCCCGTCCTCTTCCTGGGCGCCACCCCGGAGAATACGCCGGCCATGTACAGCCTGATGAACTACGCCGACATGGCGCTGGGCACCTGGTATCCGATGGGCGGCATGCACAAGATTATCGAGGGCATGGTGAGCCTGGCGGAGGAACTGGGCGTAAAAATCCACCTCAACCAGGAAGTGAAGCAGATTTATGTGCCGAACGGACACGCTTCCAAGGTGGTCACCCAGGATGCGGAATACCATGCCGACATCGTGGTTGGCGGCGCCGACTACCACCACGTCGAACAGCACCTCCTGCAGCCCGAACACCGGACCTACACGGAACGTTACTGGAATAAGCGGACCATGGCGCCTTCTTCCCTGCTCTTCTACCTCGGCATCGGCAAAAAGCTGGAGAGCCTGCACCACCACAACCTCTTCTTCGACGCCGACTTCAAGAAACACGCCGTGGAAATCTACGATGACCCGAAGTGGCCGGCCGAGCCGTTGTTCTACGTCTGCGCCCCTTCAGTAACCGACCCCAGCGTGGCGCCGGCAGGCAAAGAAAACCTGTTCGTGCTGATCCCCCTTGCCCCTGGCCTGGAAGATAGCGAGGAGCAGCGCGAGAAGTACTTTGATATCGTAATGGATCGCCTGGAAGATTTGACCGGCCAGGAAATTCGCAAGCATATTGTGTACAAGCGGTCGTTTGCGCACGAGGACTTCGAGAAAGACTACCACGCCTACAAGGGCAACGCCTACGGCCTGGCCAACACCCTGCTGCAGACCGCCTTTCTGAAACCGAAACTGAAAAGCAAAAAGGTGAGCAACCTGTACTATACCGGCCAGCTTACCACGCCCGGCCCCGGAGTGCCCCCCTCGCTGATCTCCGGGCAGGTCGTTGCCAATGAAATATATAAAGCCATGAAACCTTGA
- a CDS encoding rhodanese-like domain-containing protein, with translation MKPLLLLLFLSSAFLLSCQPANSQEKASKESLATKAAPGEVISVVLSQDDFRAKMAELGAGIQLVDVRRPDEFREGHIEGALNINFLEDDFAQQMERQVNKEKPVMLYCRSGSRSASAAEELKALGFKEIYDLEGGFLDWQE, from the coding sequence ATGAAACCATTACTTTTGCTCCTCTTCCTTTCCTCCGCCTTCCTGCTGTCCTGCCAGCCGGCCAATAGCCAGGAGAAGGCCTCCAAGGAGTCGCTTGCGACAAAGGCCGCTCCGGGAGAAGTCATCAGCGTCGTACTGTCCCAGGATGACTTCAGGGCCAAAATGGCGGAACTGGGCGCCGGCATTCAGCTCGTCGACGTCCGCCGGCCGGATGAGTTCCGGGAAGGCCATATTGAAGGCGCCCTGAACATCAATTTCCTGGAGGACGATTTTGCTCAACAAATGGAACGCCAGGTGAATAAAGAGAAACCGGTCATGCTGTACTGCCGCTCCGGCAGCCGCAGCGCCTCGGCCGCCGAGGAACTGAAAGCCCTGGGCTTTAAAGAAATTTACGACCTGGAAGGCGGGTTTTTAGACTGGCAGGAGTAA